A region from the Dysidea avara chromosome 15, odDysAvar1.4, whole genome shotgun sequence genome encodes:
- the LOC136245320 gene encoding uncharacterized protein: MEELNLSQPNDRLARERQRQRKRRAAESSEERAHRKLSDKMRKASKRAIETPAQRESRLAKQSERIARQRVSETQTQKFQRLESMRQREANKRASEAESEREHRLAATREREDNWRSSETDNEREHRLAVMREREANQRASETENEREHRLAATREREANWRASETDNEKEHRLVTMREREANQRASETENEREHRLAATRERVAN, translated from the coding sequence ATGGAAGAGTTGAATTTGTCACAGCCAAATGATAGGTTAGCTAGAGAACGTCAGCGTCAGCGCAAAAGAAGGGCCGCGGAAAGCTCAGAGGAAAGGGCTCATAGGAAGCTTTCTGATAAAATGCGGAAAGCTTCAAAGAGAGCTATTGAGACACCAGCACAAAGGGAGAGTAGATTAGCCAAACAGAGTGAGAGAATTGCTAGACAGCGAGTTTCTGAAACACAAACTCAGAAATTCCAAAGACTTGAAAGTATGCGACAAAGGGAGGCTAATAAGCGTGCCAGTGAGGCAGAGAGTGAAAGGGAGCATAGACTGGCAGCTACGAGAGAGAGAGAAGATAACTGGCGTTCTAGTGAGACAGACAATGAAAGAGAGCACAGACTGGCGGttatgagagagagagaggctaACCAACGTGCCAGTGAGACAGAGAATGAAAGGGAGCATAGACTGGCAGCTACAAGAGAGAGAGAAGCTAACTGGCGTGCTAGTGAGACAGACAATGAAAAAGAGCACAGACTGGTGActatgagagagagagaggctaACCAACGTGCCAGTGAGACAGAGAATGAAAGGGAGCATAGACTGGCAGCTACAAGAGAGAGAGTAGCTAACTGA
- the LOC136245321 gene encoding uncharacterized protein, translated as MREREANQRASETENEREHRLAATREREANWRASETDNEREHRLAVMRERLTNVPVRQRMKGSIDWQLQERDTASNVWWNNVVLRTFNQQDWLDNFRMSKETFLYICSKLSPALARTDTLMRKCLSVERRVAVTIWSLATPIEYRTIAHLFGIARSTVCEIVHETCRCIVDVLLKEYIKFPTNNRLSTVVEEFKTKWGVPQCFGAIDGCHIPISAPNLMHTDYYNRKRWYSMLIQGVVDANYRFLDVCVGWPGSVHDARVFAQSTLYDNIEHHHILPNNTITVSGVRIPLYLIGDSAYPLKLWLMKPFAHNTDLTSDQRNYNYRICRARITVEIAFGRLKGR; from the exons atgagagagagagaggctaACCAACGTGCCAGTGAGACAGAGAATGAAAGGGAGCATAGACTGGCAGCTACGAGAGAGAGAGAAGCTAACTGGCGTGCTAGTGAGACAGACAATGAAAGAGAGCACAGACTGGCGGTTATGAGAGAGAGGCTAACCAACGTGCCAGTGAGACAGAGAATGAAAGGGAGCATAGACTGGCAGCTACAAGAGAGAGACACTGC ATCCAATGTGTGGTGGAATAATGTTGTTCTGAGAACATTCAACCAGCAAGATTGGCTAGATAACTTTCGGATGTCCAAAGAAACGTTCTTGTATATTTGTAGCAAATTGTCTCCAGCTTTGGCAAGAACTGATACTCTGATGAGAAAGTGTTTGTCCGTAGAACGCAGAGTGGCTGTTACTATTTGGAGTCTGGCAACCCCAATTGAATACCGTACAATCGCCCACCTGTTTGGTATTGCACGGTCAACTGTGTGTGAAATAGTACATGAAACATGTCGCTGCATAGTGGATGTATTGTTAAAGGAGTATATTAAATTCCCCACTAATAATCGCCTATCTACTGTTGTTGAAGAGTTCAAAACCAAATGGGGTGTCCCTCAGTGTTTTGGAGCTATTGATGGCTGTCATATACCAATTTCTGCCCCAAATCTCATGCATACCGACTATTATAATAGAAAGCGTTGGTATTCAATGTTAATTCAAGGAGTCGTTGATGCAAATTACCGCTTCCTAGATGTGTGTGTAGGATGGCcaggaagcgtccatgatgcaAGAGTGTTTGCTCAATCTACCCTCTATGACAACATTGAACACCACCATATCTTGCCTAACAACACAATTACTGTATCAGGAGTTCGTATTCCACTATACTTGATAGGTGACTCAGCCTATCCATTGAAATTATGGTTGATGAAGCCCTTTGCACACAATACAGACTTGACCAGTGATCAGAGAAATTACAATTATCGAATATGCAGGGCACGGATCACTGTTGAAATAGCATTTGGTCGTCTCAAGGGTAGATGA
- the LOC136245322 gene encoding zinc finger and SCAN domain-containing protein 29-like has product MAAVNWSREETFKLISLWSEDVIQQQLEGCRRNSTVFRKIADGLSKGGFTRTLEQCRDKIKKLKAEYKKIRDKRDTTGQGRYPEWEYFDAMNEVMAAKHSTEPPVVVESFSDSQTVDSLGHDDTQDMSEGAASYSEGSTSPATSHASGRSSSSNSSSSGTDNAAMDGDTQTSGGKGKKRKLGKREATNELFDKMIELQAKSDRLMVDLEEKRMRLEERQMERDAQMRREEREFQFQMMQMFTRFSVPHHGPPPPHYSPFSSFGPDYDPDATQEGL; this is encoded by the coding sequence ATGGCTGCTGTAAACTGGAGTCGCGAAGAGACCTTCAAGCTTATCAGCTTATGGAGTGAGGATGTTATTCAGCAACAATTAGAAGGTTGCCGTAGAAATAGTACTGTGTTTCGCAAAATTGCAGATGGATTAAGCAAGGGCGGTTTCACACGTACCCTGGAGCAATGTAGGGACAAGATTAAAAAGCTTAAAGCAGAGTACAAAAAGATTCGTGATAAGCGAGATACTACTGGACAAGGAAGGTACCCCGAATGGGAGTATTTTGACGCTATGAATGAAGTAATGGCAGCTAAGCATTCAACAGAACCACCTGTCGTTGTGGAGAGCTTTTCTGACTCACAGACTGTGGACAGCCTAGGGCATGATGATACCCAGGACATGTCTGAGGGagcagctagctatagtgaagGGTCCACAAGCCCTGCAACAAGTCATGCATCAGGTCGCTCCTCAAGTAGtaattcatcatcatcaggtaCTGATAATGCTGCTATGGATGGTGATACACAGACTTCCGGTGGTAAAGGCAAGAAACGTAAGCTTGGCAAAAGAGAAGCCACCAATGAATTGTTTGATAAAATGATCGAGTTGCAGGCAAAGAGCGACAGGCTAATGGTAGACCTTGAAGAGAAACGAATGAGACTTGAGGAGAGGCAAATGGAACGTGATGCCCAGATGCGCCGAGAAGAAAGGGAATTCCAATTCCAGATGATGCAAATGTTTACACGTTTTAGCGTACCTCACCACGGACCCCCACCACCACATTACTCACCTTTTAGTAGCTTTGGTCCAGATTATGATCCGGATGCAACACAAGAAGGATTATAA
- the LOC136245323 gene encoding ATP-dependent DNA helicase PIF1-like, with protein sequence MTDREYQEKVASLNDTQRVAFDRVVQYNCARHQYFMRERDTLPEPLHLFITGGAGTGKSHIISVIKEHIERAHTGSQNACMLMGPTGVSSFNIGGTTAHRALCLPVEHNNSTRYTKLSAERLHELRILWKDVHTVVIDEISMVSYETFVFIHKRLTEIKGTDDTEIHFGGLNIIAVGDFYQLPPVRDRCIFLNGKGYTQGSTHLWRELFTVIELTANMRQRNDTCYSEILNRIRTGNQTNEDIAKLRTRLTSGIPDSVQLNDPKFHSTLYLLPRKEHCMSLKAEHCILESRHFPQGVTSRTVPENLIPTDDNSCAGLPRMLKLAVGAQVMLRRNIMCEDGLVNGVRGVIVGFKWNTECQYQPGSLPAAVLVKFHDPRVGRIHTIQVPGTNGVEAVEIRPISAKFFAPQGVTLQRTQLPLLLCWAATIHKVQGLSLDAAVIDLGPAMFEDGMAYVALIRVRTLVGVALLDLVLKSRHPKQHPRR encoded by the exons ATGACAGATCGTGAGTATCAAGAAAAGGTTGCTAGCTTGAATGATACTCAAAGAGTAGCATTTGACCGTGTGGTACAGTACAATTGTGCTCGCCACCAATACTTCATGAGAGAGAGAGACACTCTCCCGGAGCCACTTCACCTGTTCATCACAGGTGGAGCTGGCACTGGTAAGAGCCATATCATTAGTGTAATCAAGGAACACATTGAACGAGCACACACAGGGTCTCAAAATGCTTGCATGTTGATGGGCCCAACTGGTGTGTCGTCATTTAATATAGGGGGAACGACTGCTCACCGTGCACTATGCCTCCCTGTAGAACACAACAATTCTACAAGATATACCAAACTCAGTGCTGAAAGGTTGCATGAGTTGAGGATATTATGGAAAGATGTTCATACTGTTGTCATAGACGAAATCAGTATGGTGTCATATGAGACCTTTGTGTTCATCCATAAAAGGCTAACAGAAATTAAGGGAACCGATGACACCGAGATTCACTTTGGTGGATTAAACATAATTGCTGTTGGTGATTTCTATCAGCTTCCACCTGTTCGTGATCGCTGTATATTTCTAAATGGCAAGGGCTACACACAAGGCTCAACACACTTGTGGAGAGAATTGTTCACAGTGATTGAGTTGACTGCGAACATGCGCCAAAGAAATGATACGTGTTACTCAGAAATACTGAACAGAATAAGGACGGGGAATCAAACAAATGAAGACATAGCAAAGTTACGTACAAGGTTAACATCTGGAATCCCTGATTCTGTTCAACTTAATGACCCTAAATTTCATTCTACTCTCTACTTGCTTCCAAGGAAAGAACAT TGTATGAGTTTAAAAGCAGAACATTGTATCCTAGAATCCCGTCACTTCCCACAAGGTGTAACATCACGAACTGTCCCTGAAAATCTCATTCCCACAGATGATAATAGTTGTGCAGGACTTCCACGTATGTTGAAATTAGCTGTGGGTGCTCAGGTGATGCTAAGACGTAACATCATGTGTGAAGATGGTTTAGTAAATGGTGTCCGTGGGGTGATTGTTGGATTTAAATGGAATACAGAATGTCAATACCAACCAGGGTCACTTCCAGCTGCAGTACTTGTAAAATTCCATGACCCACGTGTAGGAAGGATTCATACAATACAAGTACCTGGTACCAACGGAGTTGAGGCTGTAGAGATTAGGCCTATTTCAGCCAAATTCTTTGCTCCACAAGGTGTAACATTGCAACGAACTCAATTGCCATTGCTATTGTGTTGGGCTGCAACTATCCACAAAGTACAAGGATTATCTTTAGATGCAGCTGTAATTGATCTGGGTCCAGCCATGTTTGAAGATGGCATGGCCTATGTAGCCCTCATCAGGGTGCGAACTTTAGTAGGGGTCGCCCTGCTTGACTTAGTGCTAAAATCAAGACATCCAAAGCAGCATCCCAGGAGATGA